A genomic region of Solanum dulcamara chromosome 2, daSolDulc1.2, whole genome shotgun sequence contains the following coding sequences:
- the LOC129876205 gene encoding uncharacterized protein LOC129876205, whose amino-acid sequence MGKDAEEQLSLNKASKDGEVVEYSLLPPIPKSPINSRPNSMVIKKANTVIPAHLVAEAISTLHGLDLRWSGPITPSEMQYVQQYVLAKYPEYCNGLVEEGDKIDLYALCINDESSESSANEKGKSPRRESSSSSFGNSNSELGKIQLEPSRLLDILTKKTSYQGNFISIPEIQVRNRALQQCGLSEEEYLVVFALTFKEAMMMIGECYPFFRGNYYMTILGEEYDCIREFVTFKDSKVIAAPETWLDLRIKGSQLSQYFRRKSKHSPKGLFAYPAYVEETRYSMHWISEAHRNSWHVLLDASGLDAGKERLSLALHRPDFMLCTVDNTHAQPSKITCLLVRKQSFELQLLQQINLLGLKSEGNSSG is encoded by the exons ATGGGAAAAGATGCCGAAGAACAATTAAGCCTAAACAAAGCTTCCAAG GATGGTGAAGTTGTAGAATATTCCCTGTTACCCCCTATACCAAAATCACCAATCAACAGCAGACCAAACAGCATGGTGATTAAG AAGGCAAATACTGTAATTCCAGCGCATTTGGTGGCAGAAGCGATATCAACACTCCATGGGCTTGATTTAAGATGGTCAGGGCCAATAACACCAAGTGAAATGCAATATGTTCAACAATATGTTTTGGCCAAGTACCCTGAATATTGCAATGGACTTGTGGAAGAAGGAGATAAAATTGATCTTTATGCACTTTGTATAAACGATGAATCCTCAGAATCATCGGCTAATGAAAAGGGAAAATCCCCGAGGAGAGAGTCCTCATCGTCTTCTTTTGGCAATAGTAATTCAGAGTTGGGAAAAATCCAATTGGAGCCATCAAGATTGCTAGATATCCTCACCAAGAAAACTTCATACCAAGGGAATTTCATTTCAATCCCAGAAATTCAAGTCCGTAATCGTGCTTTGCAACAATGTGGACTAAGTGAAGAGGAGTATTTAGTTGTTTTTGCACTTACATTTAAAGAAGCCATGATGATGATTGGAGAATGTTACCCTTTCTTCAGGGGAAATTACTACATGACAATTCTTGGTGAAGAGTATGATTGCATAAGGGAATTTGTTACTTTTAAAGATTCCAAAGTGATTGCAGCACCAGAAACATGGCTTGATTTGAGGATCAAAGGATCACAACTTAGCCAATATTTTAGGAGGAAATCAAAGCATAGTCCAAAAGGGCTATTTGCCTATCCAGCTTATGTGGAAGAAACGCGTTATTCAATGCATTGGATCTCAGAAGCTCATAGAAATTCATGGCATGTTCTGTTAGATGCTTCTGGTTTGGATGCAGGAAAAGAAAGATTGTCTTTAGCATTACATCGGCCGGATTTCATGTTATGTACAGTTGATAATACTCATGCTCAGCCCTCTAAAATCACCTGCCTTCTCGTAAGGAAACAATCCTTTGAACTGCAGCTTCTTCAACAAATTAATTTACTCGGGTTGAAAAGTGAGGGCAACTCAAGTGGTTGA